Genomic segment of Desulfomonilia bacterium:
GGCGGGCGTGGATGCCTTTAATGTAACCGGCGGATGGCATGAGACGAGAGTGCCGCAGATACCAATGGAAGTACCTCCGGGGGCATATGCATATCTGGCGCAGGGAATAAAAAGCGCGGTAAACAGACCTGTAATTGCATGTAACAGGATAACGAGTCTTGGCCTTGCAGAAGACATACTTGTACGGGGTTCGGCTGACCTCATAGGTTTTGCAAGAGGACTGATAGCCGACCCTTACATGCCGGCAAAAGCCTTGGAAGAGAGATTCGACGAAATCACACCATGCATCGGGTGCAACCAGGGCTGCCTAGACCATGTATTCTCGCTTAAACCTGTTGAATGTATGGTCAATCCAAGGGCTGGAAGGGAAAATGAGCTGTCCCTTTCTCTGAAAACAGCCTTGCCCAAGAAGGTTATCGTTGCAGGGGGCGGACCTGCCGGTCTTGCTGCGGCAAAAGAAGCCGCTTTATGCGGGCACAGGGTTACTCTATATGAAAAGTCGTGCGAACTGGGCGGACAGCTGAAAATCGCAGGCGCACTGGAAGAAAGAAGGGATTTTGCCAAGCTGGCAGAAGTCATGGCTAGACAGGCCGTTGATGCAGGATGCGATATAAGGACATCGACAGAAATAGATCCCGGAACCATAGCAGTGGAAAACCCTGATGCAGTGATTCTTGCCTGCGGCGGCAAGCCCCTTATCCCGCCTATACCGGGCATTGAAAATGGGAACGTGGTAATGGCATGGGATGTACTCTCAGGCAAGGCGGATACGGGAAAAGACATAGTCGTCATCGGAGGGGGCGCCGTTGGAATTGAAACTGCCGTATATCTTGCAAAGAAAGGCACTATAGACAATGACACGCTGGCATTTCTTTTCCTTAATGATGCAGAAGAAACTGAAGTTTTACGTAAGGCAGCGACAACGGGCATAAAAAGAGTCCGGCTTATTGAAATGCTCCCGAGACTTGGAGCCGATATAGGCATATCCACAAGATGGGTGGAACTCCAGCTCTTGAAACGTTATGGCGTTGAAACCATGACCGATACCAAAGTTGCCGGAATATTGCCTGACGGCATAATTGTCGAAAGCGGTGGCATACAGGAATCAATCAGCTGCGATACGGTCGTTATTGCAGCAGGAACACAGAGTGAAAACAGCCTCATCTCAAAGCTCGATAAAAAGACCCGAGTGATTATAGCAGGAGACGCCAAGAAGCCTCGAAAGGCCATTGATGCGATCAGGGAGGGTTTTTTTGCAGCAAGGGAACTGAGCAGCTGAACTATTTGTTCTTTAACAGGCTCTTCCTGATATTATTTTCAACCGTACGCTGGAAGAGCCTTTTCAAGACATATCCCCTTATGGTGTCGGCAGACTTCGTAATTTCTGATGTTATCCTGATATTTTCCTCTTTTGATTTGCCCTTTACGACATCCTTTCTCAGGGCCATTTCATGATCCATGAGCGCCCGGCCGATCTGGACATAAAAATCAAGCTTTCTGATATTAATACCAAGTTCACTCATCCTTTTAATTATGCGGCCGAACCTTATGTCGTCGGCATCATACATCCTTTTTTTGCCTTCCTGCATAAAAGGCATAAGAAGTCCGGCGGCTTCGGCCTCTTTCAACTCGTCTTCCATCAGACCGGTCTTGATGAGAAATTCAGTCCGGCTGGTTAGAGTTTCAGTCCCGTCACCGAAAACTGCATGTTCGATCGCCTCCGCTTCTGAAACACTCATACCGTCATCTATCCTTCTCATGATATTCCTGATGACGGTTAGCGGGTAAAACTTCTTTTCCTGGAAATGCCTGACTGTCTTAATCCTTTCAATGCATGCCTCGTCATAGTAGGACATGTTCCTGTTTTTTCTTTCAGGTTCGGGAAGCAGCCCTTCCCTGACATAATAGCGTATGGTCGATGCGGCCACTCCGCTCTTTCTTGAAATTTCGCTTATCT
This window contains:
- a CDS encoding FAD-dependent oxidoreductase — encoded protein: MSKLFTPIRIGGMELKNRIVMPAMHLMYTPDGYVTERLTSFYSERAKGGAGLIIVGGCGIDEYSGGSELIGISRDEFIPGLRKLTNAVRINGCRIAAQLYHAGRYAFSPLIGRESIAPSPVASRLTKEVPREMSIDDIKRTINNFAAAAARTKAAGFDAVEIIASAGYIISQFLSPVTNFRKDEYGGNIQNRMRFGLEVARAVRDSVGIDYPVIFRIGGNDFVPGSNTNKESRLFALELERAGVDAFNVTGGWHETRVPQIPMEVPPGAYAYLAQGIKSAVNRPVIACNRITSLGLAEDILVRGSADLIGFARGLIADPYMPAKALEERFDEITPCIGCNQGCLDHVFSLKPVECMVNPRAGRENELSLSLKTALPKKVIVAGGGPAGLAAAKEAALCGHRVTLYEKSCELGGQLKIAGALEERRDFAKLAEVMARQAVDAGCDIRTSTEIDPGTIAVENPDAVILACGGKPLIPPIPGIENGNVVMAWDVLSGKADTGKDIVVIGGGAVGIETAVYLAKKGTIDNDTLAFLFLNDAEETEVLRKAATTGIKRVRLIEMLPRLGADIGISTRWVELQLLKRYGVETMTDTKVAGILPDGIIVESGGIQESISCDTVVIAAGTQSENSLISKLDKKTRVIIAGDAKKPRKAIDAIREGFFAARELSS
- a CDS encoding MerR family transcriptional regulator, which encodes MGIKISEISRKSGVAASTIRYYVREGLLPEPERKNRNMSYYDEACIERIKTVRHFQEKKFYPLTVIRNIMRRIDDGMSVSEAEAIEHAVFGDGTETLTSRTEFLIKTGLMEDELKEAEAAGLLMPFMQEGKKRMYDADDIRFGRIIKRMSELGINIRKLDFYVQIGRALMDHEMALRKDVVKGKSKEENIRITSEITKSADTIRGYVLKRLFQRTVENNIRKSLLKNK